One window of the Oncorhynchus gorbuscha isolate QuinsamMale2020 ecotype Even-year linkage group LG17, OgorEven_v1.0, whole genome shotgun sequence genome contains the following:
- the LOC124001689 gene encoding exonuclease 3'-5' domain-containing protein 2-like isoform X2, which produces MDPEEEPQQTSGHVQEGSAALWCGRETLKAPTLDRANLAVPKNADITSISDITSISDITSISDITSISDITSISDQTSIRSVKVYLPTPLYTPHNQPAQTKSAPLKPKMATRFNALMATVVTLLGATLGGLLLWRQPTLRTQKKRRLAPGQIGVSTGPVSVEQLGPVKPEPVVVEPAESQLTPGQSLDLLLPVSLPPADQLLAVQSVMVSSEEDWEQLWPSLQEELSVYPVLGLDCEWVSVKGQPSPVSLLQMTSYSGLCVVVRLQLLRGSQQDFPLSLKEVLRDPHVLKVGVGCYEDGKRLTRDYGLSLGSTVDLRYLALRQRKVVLNNGLSLKSLAADLLNVSLDKSMALRCSNWEADQLTPEQITYAARDAQVSIALFIHLLGLNSDATPSPDSGSGYTQLANRCQGLVDTPFRERGGGEGEDGERKRKKRQQPTLESPETGDQQVADPRRNNKRKPLGVGYAARKSPLYDNCFLYAPDGQPLCTCDKKKAQWYLDKGIGVLQSQEPFIVRLLFEPSGRPDSQQDYYLTAKENLCVVCGKNNSYIRKNIVPHEYKRHFPSEMKDHNSHDILLLCTSCHAASNVHDGFLKQQLADEYGAPQGCEEEGVHLLEDSDRRRVRSAARALLTVGAGLPEARRDELQKVIRSFFNDTDVELTPETLQSAAGLETRIFNENYVPHGLKVVKATAEQGMKGLMELERRWRQHFLSTMTPRYLPSLWSVSHNHNKLLRRYGEDLPLQLN; this is translated from the exons ATGGACCCGGAAGAAGAACCTCAACAAACCAGTGGCCATGTGCAGGAAGGCAGCGCTGCGTTATGGTGCGGACGTGAAACACTGAAG GCGCCGACGTTGGACAGGGCAAATCTTGCTGTTCCCAAAAATGCTGACATCACCAGTATCTCTGACATCACCAGTATCTCTGACATCACCAGTATCTCTGACATCACCAGTATCTCTGAC ATCACCAGTATCTCTGACCAAACTTCAATTCGATCTGTAAAGGTCTATCTACCTACACCCCTCTACACACCACACAACCAACCAGCTCAAACCAAATCGGCACCTCTGAAACCCAAGATGGCTACTAGATTTAATGCCCTGATGGCTACGGTGGTCACCCTGTTGGGGGCCACCTTGGGAGGCCTGTTACTATGGCGACAGCCAACCCTGAGGACACAGAAGAAGCGGCGTCTAGCTCCGGGTCAGATAGGGGTCAGCACTGGTCCCGTATCAGTGGAACAGCTGGGTCCTGTGAAAccagagcctgtggttgtggagccGGCCGAGTCCCAGCTAACCCCTGGTCAGAGCCTGGACCTCCTCCTGCCTGTTTCACTGCCCCCTGCTGACCAGCTCTTGGCAGTGCAGTCAGTGATGGTGAGCTCTGAGGAGGATTGGGAGCAGCTGTGGCCGTCACTGCAAGAGGAGCTATCAGTCTACCCTGTCCTCGGGCTGGACTGCGAATGG gtgTCAGTGAAGGGTCAGCCGTCTCCGGTCTCCCTCCTCCAGATGACTTCCTACTCTGGCCTGTGTGTGGTGGTGAGGCTACAGCTGCTCCGAGGAAGCCAGCAGGACTTTCCCCTCAGCTTGAAGGAG GTCCTCCGGGACCCCCATGTCCTGAAGGTGGGCGTGGGCTGTTATGAGGACGGGAAACGTCTGACCCGAGACTACGGTCTGTCTCTGGGGAGTACCGTGGACCTGAGATATCTCGCACTACGACAAAG GAAAGTAGTGCTGAACAATGGTTTGAGCCTTAAGTCTCTGGCTGCTGACCTGCTCAATGTGTCTCTGGATAAATCCATGGCTCTACGGTGCAGTAACTGGGAGGCTGACCAGCTGACCCCAGAACAG ATAACTTACGCAGCCCGAGACGCCCAGGTATCAATCGCCCTGTTCATCCACCTGCTGGGCCTCAACTCAGACGCCACGCCCTCACCTGACAGTGGGAGTGGCTATACCCAGCTGGCCAATCGCTGCCAGGGCCTGGTAGACACACCCTtcagggagaggggtggaggagagggagaggacggtgagaggaagaggaagaagcgCCAGCAGCCTACTTTGGAAAGCCCCGAGACTGGGGACCAGCAAGTAGCAGACCCCAGGAGGAACAACAAGAGGAAACCGCTCGGTGTGGGCTACGCTGCTCG GAAGTCTCCTCTTTATGACAACTGCTTCCTCTATGCCCCGGATGGACAACCCCTCTGTACCTGCGACAAGAAGAAGGCCCAGTGGTACCTGGATAAAGGAATAGGAG tGCTGCAGAGTCAGGAGCCATTCATCGTGCGTCTGCTGTTTGAGCCTTCGGGACGTCCAGACTCCCAGCAGGACTACTACCTGACTGCCAAGGAGaacctgtgtgtggtgtgtggcaaGAACAACTCTTATATCAG GAAGAACATCGTTCCTCATGAATACAAACGTCACTTCCCCTCGGAGATGAAGGACCACAACTCCCATGACATCTTGCTGCTGTGCACTTCCTGTCACGCGGCCTCCAACGTGCACGACGGCTTCCTGAAGCAGCAGCTGGCTGATGAGTATGGCGCGCCCCAG GGGTGTGAGGAGGAGGGCGTACATCTCCTGGAGGACTCTGACCGCAGGAGGGTTCGTTCTGCCGCCCGAGCCCTGCTCACCGTGGGGGCGGGGCTTCCAGAGGCCAGGAGAGATGAGCTACAGAAGGTCATAAGGTCCTTCTTCAACGACACCGACGTGGAGCTGACTCCTGAGACACTTCAGAGTGCTGCAGGCCTGGAGACCAG GATCTTCAATGAGAACTACGTTCCCCACGGGCTGAAGGTGGTGAAGGCGACCGCCGAGCAGGGCATGAAGGGATTAATGGAGCTGGAGCGCCGCTGGAGGCAACACTTCCTGTCCACCATGACACCTCGCTACCTTCCTTCTCTCTGGTCTGTCAGCCACAACCACAACAAGTTACTACGCAGGTACGGAGAGGACCTTCCCCTCCAGCTGAACTGA
- the LOC124001689 gene encoding exonuclease 3'-5' domain-containing protein 2-like isoform X1 — translation MDPEEEPQQTSGHVQEGSAALWCGRETLKAPTLDRANLAVPKNADITSISDITSISDITSISDITSISDITSISDINSISDITSISDQTSIRSVKVYLPTPLYTPHNQPAQTKSAPLKPKMATRFNALMATVVTLLGATLGGLLLWRQPTLRTQKKRRLAPGQIGVSTGPVSVEQLGPVKPEPVVVEPAESQLTPGQSLDLLLPVSLPPADQLLAVQSVMVSSEEDWEQLWPSLQEELSVYPVLGLDCEWVSVKGQPSPVSLLQMTSYSGLCVVVRLQLLRGSQQDFPLSLKEVLRDPHVLKVGVGCYEDGKRLTRDYGLSLGSTVDLRYLALRQRKVVLNNGLSLKSLAADLLNVSLDKSMALRCSNWEADQLTPEQITYAARDAQVSIALFIHLLGLNSDATPSPDSGSGYTQLANRCQGLVDTPFRERGGGEGEDGERKRKKRQQPTLESPETGDQQVADPRRNNKRKPLGVGYAARKSPLYDNCFLYAPDGQPLCTCDKKKAQWYLDKGIGVLQSQEPFIVRLLFEPSGRPDSQQDYYLTAKENLCVVCGKNNSYIRKNIVPHEYKRHFPSEMKDHNSHDILLLCTSCHAASNVHDGFLKQQLADEYGAPQGCEEEGVHLLEDSDRRRVRSAARALLTVGAGLPEARRDELQKVIRSFFNDTDVELTPETLQSAAGLETRIFNENYVPHGLKVVKATAEQGMKGLMELERRWRQHFLSTMTPRYLPSLWSVSHNHNKLLRRYGEDLPLQLN, via the exons ATGGACCCGGAAGAAGAACCTCAACAAACCAGTGGCCATGTGCAGGAAGGCAGCGCTGCGTTATGGTGCGGACGTGAAACACTGAAG GCGCCGACGTTGGACAGGGCAAATCTTGCTGTTCCCAAAAATGCTGACATCACCAGTATCTCTGACATCACCAGTATCTCTGACATCACCAGTATCTCTGACATCACCAGTATCTCTGACATCACCAGTATCTCTGACATCAACAGTATCTCTGACATCACCAGTATCTCTGACCAAACTTCAATTCGATCTGTAAAGGTCTATCTACCTACACCCCTCTACACACCACACAACCAACCAGCTCAAACCAAATCGGCACCTCTGAAACCCAAGATGGCTACTAGATTTAATGCCCTGATGGCTACGGTGGTCACCCTGTTGGGGGCCACCTTGGGAGGCCTGTTACTATGGCGACAGCCAACCCTGAGGACACAGAAGAAGCGGCGTCTAGCTCCGGGTCAGATAGGGGTCAGCACTGGTCCCGTATCAGTGGAACAGCTGGGTCCTGTGAAAccagagcctgtggttgtggagccGGCCGAGTCCCAGCTAACCCCTGGTCAGAGCCTGGACCTCCTCCTGCCTGTTTCACTGCCCCCTGCTGACCAGCTCTTGGCAGTGCAGTCAGTGATGGTGAGCTCTGAGGAGGATTGGGAGCAGCTGTGGCCGTCACTGCAAGAGGAGCTATCAGTCTACCCTGTCCTCGGGCTGGACTGCGAATGG gtgTCAGTGAAGGGTCAGCCGTCTCCGGTCTCCCTCCTCCAGATGACTTCCTACTCTGGCCTGTGTGTGGTGGTGAGGCTACAGCTGCTCCGAGGAAGCCAGCAGGACTTTCCCCTCAGCTTGAAGGAG GTCCTCCGGGACCCCCATGTCCTGAAGGTGGGCGTGGGCTGTTATGAGGACGGGAAACGTCTGACCCGAGACTACGGTCTGTCTCTGGGGAGTACCGTGGACCTGAGATATCTCGCACTACGACAAAG GAAAGTAGTGCTGAACAATGGTTTGAGCCTTAAGTCTCTGGCTGCTGACCTGCTCAATGTGTCTCTGGATAAATCCATGGCTCTACGGTGCAGTAACTGGGAGGCTGACCAGCTGACCCCAGAACAG ATAACTTACGCAGCCCGAGACGCCCAGGTATCAATCGCCCTGTTCATCCACCTGCTGGGCCTCAACTCAGACGCCACGCCCTCACCTGACAGTGGGAGTGGCTATACCCAGCTGGCCAATCGCTGCCAGGGCCTGGTAGACACACCCTtcagggagaggggtggaggagagggagaggacggtgagaggaagaggaagaagcgCCAGCAGCCTACTTTGGAAAGCCCCGAGACTGGGGACCAGCAAGTAGCAGACCCCAGGAGGAACAACAAGAGGAAACCGCTCGGTGTGGGCTACGCTGCTCG GAAGTCTCCTCTTTATGACAACTGCTTCCTCTATGCCCCGGATGGACAACCCCTCTGTACCTGCGACAAGAAGAAGGCCCAGTGGTACCTGGATAAAGGAATAGGAG tGCTGCAGAGTCAGGAGCCATTCATCGTGCGTCTGCTGTTTGAGCCTTCGGGACGTCCAGACTCCCAGCAGGACTACTACCTGACTGCCAAGGAGaacctgtgtgtggtgtgtggcaaGAACAACTCTTATATCAG GAAGAACATCGTTCCTCATGAATACAAACGTCACTTCCCCTCGGAGATGAAGGACCACAACTCCCATGACATCTTGCTGCTGTGCACTTCCTGTCACGCGGCCTCCAACGTGCACGACGGCTTCCTGAAGCAGCAGCTGGCTGATGAGTATGGCGCGCCCCAG GGGTGTGAGGAGGAGGGCGTACATCTCCTGGAGGACTCTGACCGCAGGAGGGTTCGTTCTGCCGCCCGAGCCCTGCTCACCGTGGGGGCGGGGCTTCCAGAGGCCAGGAGAGATGAGCTACAGAAGGTCATAAGGTCCTTCTTCAACGACACCGACGTGGAGCTGACTCCTGAGACACTTCAGAGTGCTGCAGGCCTGGAGACCAG GATCTTCAATGAGAACTACGTTCCCCACGGGCTGAAGGTGGTGAAGGCGACCGCCGAGCAGGGCATGAAGGGATTAATGGAGCTGGAGCGCCGCTGGAGGCAACACTTCCTGTCCACCATGACACCTCGCTACCTTCCTTCTCTCTGGTCTGTCAGCCACAACCACAACAAGTTACTACGCAGGTACGGAGAGGACCTTCCCCTCCAGCTGAACTGA
- the LOC124001689 gene encoding exonuclease 3'-5' domain-containing protein 2-like isoform X3, which produces MDPEEEPQQTSGHVQEGSAALWCGRETLKAPTLDRANLAVPKNADITSISDITSISDITSISDQTSIRSVKVYLPTPLYTPHNQPAQTKSAPLKPKMATRFNALMATVVTLLGATLGGLLLWRQPTLRTQKKRRLAPGQIGVSTGPVSVEQLGPVKPEPVVVEPAESQLTPGQSLDLLLPVSLPPADQLLAVQSVMVSSEEDWEQLWPSLQEELSVYPVLGLDCEWVSVKGQPSPVSLLQMTSYSGLCVVVRLQLLRGSQQDFPLSLKEVLRDPHVLKVGVGCYEDGKRLTRDYGLSLGSTVDLRYLALRQRKVVLNNGLSLKSLAADLLNVSLDKSMALRCSNWEADQLTPEQITYAARDAQVSIALFIHLLGLNSDATPSPDSGSGYTQLANRCQGLVDTPFRERGGGEGEDGERKRKKRQQPTLESPETGDQQVADPRRNNKRKPLGVGYAARKSPLYDNCFLYAPDGQPLCTCDKKKAQWYLDKGIGVLQSQEPFIVRLLFEPSGRPDSQQDYYLTAKENLCVVCGKNNSYIRKNIVPHEYKRHFPSEMKDHNSHDILLLCTSCHAASNVHDGFLKQQLADEYGAPQGCEEEGVHLLEDSDRRRVRSAARALLTVGAGLPEARRDELQKVIRSFFNDTDVELTPETLQSAAGLETRIFNENYVPHGLKVVKATAEQGMKGLMELERRWRQHFLSTMTPRYLPSLWSVSHNHNKLLRRYGEDLPLQLN; this is translated from the exons ATGGACCCGGAAGAAGAACCTCAACAAACCAGTGGCCATGTGCAGGAAGGCAGCGCTGCGTTATGGTGCGGACGTGAAACACTGAAG GCGCCGACGTTGGACAGGGCAAATCTTGCTGTTCCCAAAAATGCTGACATCACCAGTATCTCTGACATCACCAGTATCTCTGAC ATCACCAGTATCTCTGACCAAACTTCAATTCGATCTGTAAAGGTCTATCTACCTACACCCCTCTACACACCACACAACCAACCAGCTCAAACCAAATCGGCACCTCTGAAACCCAAGATGGCTACTAGATTTAATGCCCTGATGGCTACGGTGGTCACCCTGTTGGGGGCCACCTTGGGAGGCCTGTTACTATGGCGACAGCCAACCCTGAGGACACAGAAGAAGCGGCGTCTAGCTCCGGGTCAGATAGGGGTCAGCACTGGTCCCGTATCAGTGGAACAGCTGGGTCCTGTGAAAccagagcctgtggttgtggagccGGCCGAGTCCCAGCTAACCCCTGGTCAGAGCCTGGACCTCCTCCTGCCTGTTTCACTGCCCCCTGCTGACCAGCTCTTGGCAGTGCAGTCAGTGATGGTGAGCTCTGAGGAGGATTGGGAGCAGCTGTGGCCGTCACTGCAAGAGGAGCTATCAGTCTACCCTGTCCTCGGGCTGGACTGCGAATGG gtgTCAGTGAAGGGTCAGCCGTCTCCGGTCTCCCTCCTCCAGATGACTTCCTACTCTGGCCTGTGTGTGGTGGTGAGGCTACAGCTGCTCCGAGGAAGCCAGCAGGACTTTCCCCTCAGCTTGAAGGAG GTCCTCCGGGACCCCCATGTCCTGAAGGTGGGCGTGGGCTGTTATGAGGACGGGAAACGTCTGACCCGAGACTACGGTCTGTCTCTGGGGAGTACCGTGGACCTGAGATATCTCGCACTACGACAAAG GAAAGTAGTGCTGAACAATGGTTTGAGCCTTAAGTCTCTGGCTGCTGACCTGCTCAATGTGTCTCTGGATAAATCCATGGCTCTACGGTGCAGTAACTGGGAGGCTGACCAGCTGACCCCAGAACAG ATAACTTACGCAGCCCGAGACGCCCAGGTATCAATCGCCCTGTTCATCCACCTGCTGGGCCTCAACTCAGACGCCACGCCCTCACCTGACAGTGGGAGTGGCTATACCCAGCTGGCCAATCGCTGCCAGGGCCTGGTAGACACACCCTtcagggagaggggtggaggagagggagaggacggtgagaggaagaggaagaagcgCCAGCAGCCTACTTTGGAAAGCCCCGAGACTGGGGACCAGCAAGTAGCAGACCCCAGGAGGAACAACAAGAGGAAACCGCTCGGTGTGGGCTACGCTGCTCG GAAGTCTCCTCTTTATGACAACTGCTTCCTCTATGCCCCGGATGGACAACCCCTCTGTACCTGCGACAAGAAGAAGGCCCAGTGGTACCTGGATAAAGGAATAGGAG tGCTGCAGAGTCAGGAGCCATTCATCGTGCGTCTGCTGTTTGAGCCTTCGGGACGTCCAGACTCCCAGCAGGACTACTACCTGACTGCCAAGGAGaacctgtgtgtggtgtgtggcaaGAACAACTCTTATATCAG GAAGAACATCGTTCCTCATGAATACAAACGTCACTTCCCCTCGGAGATGAAGGACCACAACTCCCATGACATCTTGCTGCTGTGCACTTCCTGTCACGCGGCCTCCAACGTGCACGACGGCTTCCTGAAGCAGCAGCTGGCTGATGAGTATGGCGCGCCCCAG GGGTGTGAGGAGGAGGGCGTACATCTCCTGGAGGACTCTGACCGCAGGAGGGTTCGTTCTGCCGCCCGAGCCCTGCTCACCGTGGGGGCGGGGCTTCCAGAGGCCAGGAGAGATGAGCTACAGAAGGTCATAAGGTCCTTCTTCAACGACACCGACGTGGAGCTGACTCCTGAGACACTTCAGAGTGCTGCAGGCCTGGAGACCAG GATCTTCAATGAGAACTACGTTCCCCACGGGCTGAAGGTGGTGAAGGCGACCGCCGAGCAGGGCATGAAGGGATTAATGGAGCTGGAGCGCCGCTGGAGGCAACACTTCCTGTCCACCATGACACCTCGCTACCTTCCTTCTCTCTGGTCTGTCAGCCACAACCACAACAAGTTACTACGCAGGTACGGAGAGGACCTTCCCCTCCAGCTGAACTGA